Proteins found in one Nocardia brasiliensis ATCC 700358 genomic segment:
- a CDS encoding aminoglycoside 3'-phosphotransferase, translating to MSGRVVGHDEPLYRFDERQRMIPVDSERLAARLAAAAPADFAGFRQTGIEAMLLGRYAEALDHLDRALELVDTEQRRITVWINLGDVYRYQGDAVTAETLYARAVAHARAAAPDVLSFAVQHLGKALAEQNRLDEAHTLLREALDLRIAEGDPEEIESTRVALETLSALPISLPPAVAAVLGEAPTWSDEHEGMSGGVSFVNGTYWVKRGPRAVAEQQRLNWLGERGIRLPEITVYAEDVLVLADAGVPSLAVRGESGTGADSVGTIMGTLLRTLHGIPIAECPFDGRLDLVLAQARRQVIEGLVDADDFDDDNQDSSPEQVLERLLAERPAEPDLVVAHGDFTPANVLEGAILLDVGALGVADRYRDLALAVRDLRDDFGAAEVTAFFAAYGLAEPDPVRLEYYRLLDELF from the coding sequence GTGTCCGGTCGGGTGGTGGGCCACGACGAGCCGCTCTATCGGTTCGACGAGCGGCAGCGGATGATCCCGGTGGATTCGGAGCGGCTGGCCGCGCGCCTGGCCGCGGCCGCGCCTGCCGATTTCGCGGGGTTCCGGCAGACCGGGATCGAGGCGATGCTGCTCGGCCGCTACGCCGAGGCCCTCGACCACCTGGATCGCGCGCTGGAACTCGTGGACACCGAACAGCGCCGGATCACCGTGTGGATCAATCTGGGCGACGTGTACCGCTACCAGGGCGACGCGGTCACCGCGGAGACGCTGTACGCGCGGGCCGTGGCGCATGCGCGGGCCGCCGCGCCCGACGTGCTGTCGTTCGCCGTGCAGCATCTCGGCAAGGCGCTGGCCGAACAGAATCGGCTCGACGAGGCGCACACCCTGTTGCGGGAAGCGCTCGACTTGCGGATCGCCGAAGGAGATCCGGAGGAGATCGAGTCCACCAGAGTGGCGCTGGAAACCCTGTCCGCGCTGCCGATTTCGCTGCCGCCCGCGGTCGCCGCGGTGCTCGGCGAGGCGCCGACCTGGTCCGACGAGCACGAAGGGATGAGCGGGGGCGTCTCGTTCGTCAACGGGACCTACTGGGTGAAGCGGGGCCCACGCGCGGTAGCCGAACAACAGCGGCTGAACTGGTTGGGCGAGCGCGGGATTCGACTACCTGAGATCACCGTCTACGCCGAGGACGTGCTGGTGCTCGCCGACGCGGGCGTGCCGAGCCTGGCCGTGCGTGGCGAATCCGGGACCGGCGCGGACTCGGTCGGCACGATCATGGGCACGCTGCTGCGTACCCTGCACGGCATCCCGATCGCCGAGTGCCCGTTCGACGGACGGCTCGATCTCGTCTTGGCGCAGGCCCGGCGGCAGGTGATCGAAGGTTTGGTCGACGCCGACGATTTCGACGACGACAACCAGGACTCCTCGCCCGAGCAGGTGCTCGAGCGGCTGCTCGCCGAGCGCCCGGCCGAGCCGGATCTCGTGGTGGCGCACGGCGATTTCACGCCCGCCAACGTGCTCGAAGGCGCGATCCTGCTCGATGTCGGCGCGCTCGGCGTCGCCGACCGCTATCGCGATCTCGCGCTGGCCGTGCGGGATCTGCGTGACGATTTCGGTGCGGCGGAAGTGACGGCCTTCTTCGCCGCCTACGGCCTGGCCGAGCCCGATCCCGTGCGGCTGGAGTACTACCGCCTGCTCGACGAATTGTTCTGA
- a CDS encoding CGNR zinc finger domain-containing protein: MHDPRPHLGEPLALDLLDTRWNKHGQLQDLLTDVTGLAIWLSSAGLTDRAQADAATLAATLAARAAIYDVVQHATHDALNEVLDHGRIRRTLTDAGPAEVVEVPDPAWLPAWLAADNLLRLLADAPDRIRQCAHADCVLFFFDTSKNGTRRWHSMATCGNRTKAARHYAKKT, encoded by the coding sequence TCGACCTGCTGGACACGCGGTGGAACAAGCACGGACAGCTGCAGGACCTGCTCACCGACGTAACCGGTCTGGCCATCTGGCTGTCCTCGGCGGGGCTGACCGACCGGGCGCAGGCCGACGCGGCGACCCTGGCCGCGACCCTGGCGGCGCGCGCCGCCATCTACGACGTCGTCCAGCACGCCACGCACGACGCGCTGAACGAGGTACTCGACCACGGCCGCATCCGGCGCACCCTCACCGACGCCGGTCCCGCGGAGGTCGTCGAAGTGCCCGATCCGGCCTGGCTACCCGCCTGGCTCGCGGCCGACAATCTGCTGCGGCTGCTCGCCGACGCGCCGGACCGTATCCGGCAGTGCGCCCACGCCGACTGCGTGCTGTTCTTCTTCGACACCTCGAAGAACGGCACCCGCCGCTGGCACTCGATGGCGACCTGCGGCAACCGCACCAAAGCGGCCCGGCACTACGCGAAAAAGACCTGA
- a CDS encoding DUF3046 domain-containing protein — translation MRLTEFQELLHTEFGSARGDALLADHVIPALGRTGADAIEAGVDPRDVWRALCAEFDVPRGRW, via the coding sequence GTGCGGTTGACGGAGTTCCAGGAACTGTTGCATACCGAGTTCGGGTCGGCCAGGGGCGACGCCCTGCTGGCCGATCACGTGATCCCTGCGCTGGGGCGCACGGGAGCCGATGCCATCGAAGCGGGCGTGGACCCGCGGGACGTGTGGCGGGCCCTGTGCGCGGAGTTCGATGTGCCGCGGGGACGGTGGTGA